A window of Cellulomonas sp. SLBN-39 genomic DNA:
TGGTTCGATCGGGCCATGGACGACATCGGCGACGCCGCCGCGACGCTCGCGTCCCTGGACGCCGACCGCGCCCACCTGCGCGCCCGGGTGACGCCGAGGCTCAGTCGCGTGTACGCCGTGGCCTACGCGTGCGTGGTGGCCCTCCTCCCGACCGCCCTGGCGTTCCTCGGGGCCGGCTGGGGCGTCGCCTACGCCGCGACCCTGCTGGTCTACGTCGCCGCGCTCGCGGCCCTGGTGAGCACCACGCGCCGCCGGCTGGGCTTCTGGCCGACACAGACCACACGGAACGCCACCGCCGTGGTCGGCGCCACCGTGGTCTACCTCGGCGGGACGGGCGCCGCCTTCCTCGCCACGCGCGAGCTGGGCTCGTGGTGGGCCGCGGGTGCGGCGGTGCTCACCGTCGCCGTCGTCGGCGGAACCCTGAGCCGGCACCTCGACCGCCGCTGGGCGACGTCGTGACGGAGCCCGGAACGGGCGGGCCGGCGGACCCTCTCGGCGCTCCCAGCGACGCCGCCGCGGAGGACGAGGCGTTCGACGAGCTCGTGCACGCGCCGCTGCGGCTGCGCACGTGCGCGCTGCTGGACCAGGCGCACGACGTCCGGTTCGCCGTGCTGCAGGAGGTGCTGGGCGTCTCGGCGTCCGTGCTGAGCAAGCACGTCTCCGCCCTGGGACGCGCCGGGTACGTGACGGTCGGCAAGCACTGGGCCGACCAGCGGACACGCACCACGGTGCGGCTCACACCCGCCGGGCGGCGCGCGTACCGGGCCCACGTCGCCGCGCTGCGCGCCATCGTCGGCGAGGGGTAGCACCCTCAGAACAGGACGGTCGCGTACTCCCCCACCTGCCGGAAGCCGACGGCCTCGTAGGCGCGGACGGCGCGGGTGTTGTAGCCGTTGACGTACAGCGAGACCGTCGGCGCGATCTCGCGCCGTGCGGCCTCGACGACGGCGGCCATGCCGCCCTCGGACAGCCGCTCGCCGCGGCGCTCGGGCTCGACCCAGACGCCCTGCACCTGGGCGACGCCGAGCGCGACGGCCGGCACCTCGGCCTTGAAGACCACACGGGGCCGGCGCCAGCCCGTCCCGGCCCGGTCGACGAGCACGAACGAGCGGCCCTGCTCGACGAGGGTGCGCACGCGCGCCTCGTAGGGCCCGCCGGGGCCGGAGGCGGGCGAGTACCCGACCTCCTCGGTGAACATGCGGATGCACGCCGGCAGCACGAGGTCGTACTCGTCGGGCGTCGAGCGGCGCACGCGCGGGTCCGCCGCGACGGACGGCGCGGTGTCGATGACCATGGACGGCTGGTGCGCGCGGACCTCGCGCTCGACGGGCCAGGCGCCCCGCAGCAGCGCCCACAGGTCGAGCACGGGCCGGGCGGCGCCGACGACGGACGAGCTGCGCCGCCCCCGGTCGCGGGCCAGGTCGGCGAACGCCTCGACGGCGCGCCGGAGCAGGGCGGGGTCGTCCTCCGGCACCACCGGGACGAGGTTGGCGCCCGCCCAGCACACGGCGAGGAGCACACCGTCCTCGGCGTACCCCCAGACCTCGCCGCCGGCGCGGCGCAGACCGGCCACGAGGGCGTGCTCCAGCCGGTGCGACGCCAGGACGGCGGCGACGGGGTCCTGCGCGCACACCGCGAGCGCGGCGGGCACGTCCTCGTCGGTGAGGACCCGCGCCCGCGCGGTGGTCGTTCGCGGTGCCATGCGCTGATTGTGCCCCACGTCACAGGGGCGCGCCGGGTACGGCACGCCCCTGCGCGCGTCGGGGGCGCCGGCGCGCACGTCGGAGGTCAGCCGACCGAGACGGTCGGGGCGCCCTGCCCCGCCTCGACCGGGTCCATGGACTCGGCCAGGCGCATGGCCTCCTCGATGAGGGTCTCGACGATCATCGACTCGGGCACGGTCTTGATGACCTCGCCCTTGACGAAGATCTGCCCCTTGCCGTTGCCGGAGGCGACGCCGAGGTCGGCCTCCCGGGCCTCGCCGGGGCCGTTGACGACGCAGCCCATGACGGCGACACGCAGCGGTACCTCCATGCCCTCGAGGCCGGCGGTGACGCGCTCGGCGAGCGTGTAGACGTCGACCTGGGCGCGCCCGCAGGAGGGGCAGGAGACGATCTCGAGCTTGCGGGGCCGCAGGTTCAGCGACTGGAGGATCTGGTTGCCGACCTTGACCTCCTCGACCGGCGGCGCGGACAGCGAGACGCGGATCGTGTCACCGATGCCCTTGCTGAGCAGCGCGCCGAACGCGGTCGCGGACTTGATCGTGCCCTGGAACGCGGGGCCGGCCTCGGTGACGCCGAGGTGCAGCGGCCAGTCGCCCCGCTCGGAGAGCAGCTCGTAGGCACGCACCATGACCACGGGGTCGTTGTGCTTGACGGAGATCTTGAAGTCGTGGAAGTCGTGCTCCTCGAAGAGCGACGCCTCCCACACCGCGGACTCCACGAGCGCCTCGGCGGTCGCCTTGCCGTACTTGGCCAGCAGCCGCGGGTCGAGGGACCCGGCGTTGACGCCGATGCGGATCGAGACGCCCGCGTCGGACGCCGCCCGCGCGATCTCCTTGACCTGGTCGTCGAACTTGCGGATGTTGCCCGGGTTGACGCGGACGGCGGCGCAGCCGGCGTCGATCGCGGCATACACGTACTTCGGCTGGAAGTGGATGTCCGCGATCACCGGGATCTGCGACTTGCGCGCGATCGCGGGCAGCGCCTCGGCGTCGTCCTGCGAGGGGACGGCCACGCGCACGATGTCGCAGCCCGAGGCGGTCAGCTCGGCGATCTGCTGCAGCGTGGCGTTGATGTCGGTGGTCGGCGTCGTCGTCATCGACTGCACCGAGATCGGGGCGTCGCCGCCGACCTCGACCTTGCCGACACGGATCTTGCGCGTCTTGCGGCGGGGCGCGAGGACGGGAACCGGCGCCTGCGGCATGCCCAGGTTGATCGGGGTGGTCACCCGTCCATCATCCCACCTGCCGCGGGGTGCCCCGCAGCGCACGGGCGGGTGCTCACCGAGCCGTCACCCGACGTGCACACGCCGGCCGGGTGCACGCCGGTCGTGCGGTCAGCCGAACACCCGCACGGGGTTGAACACGTCGGCCCACGCCAGCAGCAGCCCCACGCCCGCGAGCAGCACGAACACGCTGTACGCGACGGGCACGAGCCGCGCGGTGTCGAAGGGCCCGGGCCGCGGCAGGCCCCGCAGGCGTGCCACCTGGCGTCGCGCGCCCTCCCAGAGCGCCGCGGCCACGTGCCCGCCGTCGAGGGGCGGCAGCGGGACGAGGTTGAACACGAAGAGCGCCACGTTGAGCATCGCGAGCATCTCGAGCATCCCCGCGAGCCGGGTCGCGGTCGTGATGCCCTCCCCCTCGACCGATGCGATCTCGCCGGCGAACCGGCCGACGCCGACGATCCCGACGACCGAGGTGGCGTCGCGCTCGGCACCCGTCACGGTGGTGGTGACGATCTCGCCGATGCGGCTGGGCAGGGTCGCGACGACCTCGACGGTGCGCCAGGTGCGCTCGAGGGTG
This region includes:
- a CDS encoding transcriptional regulator, with translation MTEPGTGGPADPLGAPSDAAAEDEAFDELVHAPLRLRTCALLDQAHDVRFAVLQEVLGVSASVLSKHVSALGRAGYVTVGKHWADQRTRTTVRLTPAGRRAYRAHVAALRAIVGEG
- a CDS encoding GNAT family N-acetyltransferase yields the protein MAPRTTTARARVLTDEDVPAALAVCAQDPVAAVLASHRLEHALVAGLRRAGGEVWGYAEDGVLLAVCWAGANLVPVVPEDDPALLRRAVEAFADLARDRGRRSSSVVGAARPVLDLWALLRGAWPVEREVRAHQPSMVIDTAPSVAADPRVRRSTPDEYDLVLPACIRMFTEEVGYSPASGPGGPYEARVRTLVEQGRSFVLVDRAGTGWRRPRVVFKAEVPAVALGVAQVQGVWVEPERRGERLSEGGMAAVVEAARREIAPTVSLYVNGYNTRAVRAYEAVGFRQVGEYATVLF
- the ispG gene encoding flavodoxin-dependent (E)-4-hydroxy-3-methylbut-2-enyl-diphosphate synthase; translated protein: MPQAPVPVLAPRRKTRKIRVGKVEVGGDAPISVQSMTTTPTTDINATLQQIAELTASGCDIVRVAVPSQDDAEALPAIARKSQIPVIADIHFQPKYVYAAIDAGCAAVRVNPGNIRKFDDQVKEIARAASDAGVSIRIGVNAGSLDPRLLAKYGKATAEALVESAVWEASLFEEHDFHDFKISVKHNDPVVMVRAYELLSERGDWPLHLGVTEAGPAFQGTIKSATAFGALLSKGIGDTIRVSLSAPPVEEVKVGNQILQSLNLRPRKLEIVSCPSCGRAQVDVYTLAERVTAGLEGMEVPLRVAVMGCVVNGPGEAREADLGVASGNGKGQIFVKGEVIKTVPESMIVETLIEEAMRLAESMDPVEAGQGAPTVSVG